One segment of Streptomyces sp. XD-27 DNA contains the following:
- a CDS encoding MarR family transcriptional regulator, producing MDIKEYTQEELAAQPVGYWSGAASQAVVGSLRAQLAVEQLTQPHWWTLNHVAGAPGTWTRPALAEKLVRFDDLGIDFGEVFDDLVARGWMTEDGGTLTLTLTEAGEAGRLRARERNARVHEQMHQGIATEEYVAALNVLRRMIANLGGDSDLP from the coding sequence ATGGACATCAAGGAGTACACCCAGGAGGAACTGGCCGCGCAGCCCGTCGGCTACTGGAGCGGCGCGGCCTCCCAGGCCGTGGTGGGGAGCCTGCGCGCGCAGCTGGCCGTGGAGCAGCTGACCCAGCCGCACTGGTGGACGCTCAACCACGTCGCGGGCGCACCCGGTACGTGGACCCGCCCCGCGCTCGCCGAGAAGCTGGTCCGGTTCGACGACCTCGGCATCGACTTCGGCGAGGTCTTCGACGACCTGGTCGCGCGCGGATGGATGACGGAGGACGGCGGAACCCTCACGCTCACTCTGACCGAGGCCGGAGAGGCGGGGCGGCTGCGCGCCAGGGAGCGCAACGCGCGGGTGCACGAGCAGATGCACCAGGGCATCGCCACGGAGGAGTACGTGGCGGCACTCAACGTCCTGCGTCGCATGATCGCCAACCTGGGCGGGGACAGCGACCTCCCGTAG
- a CDS encoding DUF3039 domain-containing protein, whose amino-acid sequence MSTLEPERGAGTGTLVEPTPQVSHGDGDHERFAHYVQKDKIMESALSGSPVVALCGKVWVPGRDPKKYPVCPMCKEIFEGMGVGGGNDKDGKGGGKK is encoded by the coding sequence ATGAGCACTCTTGAGCCCGAGCGCGGGGCAGGTACGGGGACCCTCGTTGAGCCGACACCCCAGGTGTCGCACGGTGACGGCGACCACGAGCGCTTCGCCCACTACGTACAGAAGGACAAGATCATGGAGAGCGCGCTCTCCGGATCTCCGGTCGTCGCCCTCTGTGGCAAGGTCTGGGTCCCGGGCCGCGACCCGAAGAAGTATCCCGTGTGCCCCATGTGCAAGGAGATCTTCGAGGGCATGGGCGTCGGCGGCGGCAACGACAAGGACGGCAAGGGCGGCGGCAAGAAGTAG
- a CDS encoding YqgE/AlgH family protein, which yields MTEVSSLTGRLLVATPALADPNFDRAVVLLLDHDEEGSLGVVLNRPTPVGVGDILESWAALTGEPGVVFQGGPVSMDSALGVAVVPGEAGREDRAGQASAVLGDGPLGWRRVYGAIGLVDLEAPPELLAAALGSLRIFAGYAGWGPGQLEEELSEGAWYVVESEPGDVSSPDPEHLWRSVLRRQRSDLAMVATYPDDPSLN from the coding sequence ATGACCGAGGTGTCCTCGCTCACAGGACGGCTGCTTGTCGCGACCCCCGCGCTGGCGGACCCGAACTTCGACCGCGCGGTGGTGCTCCTCCTCGACCATGACGAGGAGGGCTCGCTCGGGGTTGTTCTCAACCGCCCGACCCCGGTGGGAGTCGGCGACATCCTGGAGTCCTGGGCGGCGCTGACCGGCGAACCCGGAGTCGTCTTCCAGGGCGGCCCGGTGTCCATGGACTCCGCGCTGGGCGTGGCCGTCGTCCCGGGTGAGGCCGGTCGCGAGGACCGCGCGGGCCAGGCGTCGGCGGTCCTGGGCGACGGGCCGCTGGGCTGGCGGCGCGTCTACGGCGCGATCGGCCTGGTGGACCTGGAGGCCCCACCGGAACTCCTGGCCGCGGCGCTCGGCAGCCTGCGGATCTTCGCGGGGTACGCCGGGTGGGGCCCGGGCCAGCTGGAGGAGGAGCTGTCCGAGGGCGCGTGGTACGTGGTCGAGTCCGAGCCCGGCGACGTCTCCTCCCCAGACCCCGAGCACCTGTGGCGCTCGGTCCTGCGCCGCCAGCGCAGCGACCTGGCGATGGTGGCGACGTACCCGGACGACCCGTCGCTGAACTGA
- the murA gene encoding UDP-N-acetylglucosamine 1-carboxyvinyltransferase: MTGIDDVLLVHGGTPLEGEIRVRGAKNLVPKAMVAALLGSEPSRLRNVPDIRDVRVVRGLLQLHGVTVRPGDEPGELVLDPTRVESANVADIDAHAGSSRIPILFCGPLLHRLGHAFIPGLGGCDIGGRPIDFHFDVLRQFGATIEKRDDGQYLEAPQRLRGCKIRLPYPSVGSTEQVLLTAVLAEGVTELSNAAVEPEIEDLICVLQKMGAIISMDTDRTIRITGVDKLGGYNHRALPDRLEAASWASAALATEGNIYVRGAQQRSMMTFLNTYRKVGGAFEIDDEGIRFFHPGGPLNAIALETDVHPGFQTDWQQPLVVALTQAAGLSIVHETVYESRLGFTSALNQMGAHIQLYRECLGGSACRFGQRNFLHSAVVSGPTKLQGADLVIPDLRGGFSYLIAALAAQGTSRVHGIDLINRGYENFMSKLVDLGAKVELPNAS; the protein is encoded by the coding sequence ATGACCGGCATCGATGACGTACTCCTCGTCCACGGCGGCACCCCGCTGGAAGGCGAGATCCGGGTCCGCGGCGCGAAGAACCTCGTGCCCAAGGCCATGGTCGCCGCGCTGCTCGGCAGCGAGCCGAGCCGGCTGCGCAATGTGCCCGACATCCGCGACGTGCGCGTGGTGCGGGGGCTGCTGCAGCTGCACGGCGTGACCGTACGTCCCGGGGACGAGCCCGGTGAGCTGGTGCTGGACCCCACGCGCGTGGAGAGCGCGAACGTCGCCGACATCGACGCGCACGCGGGCTCCTCCCGGATCCCGATCCTGTTCTGCGGCCCGCTGCTGCACCGCCTCGGCCACGCGTTCATCCCGGGCCTGGGCGGCTGCGACATCGGCGGTCGGCCGATCGACTTCCACTTCGACGTGCTGCGGCAGTTCGGCGCGACGATCGAGAAGCGCGACGACGGCCAGTACCTGGAGGCCCCGCAGCGGCTGCGCGGCTGCAAGATCCGGCTGCCGTACCCGTCCGTCGGCTCCACCGAGCAGGTGCTGCTGACGGCGGTGCTCGCCGAGGGTGTGACGGAACTCTCCAACGCCGCGGTGGAGCCGGAGATCGAGGACCTCATCTGCGTCCTGCAGAAGATGGGCGCGATCATCTCCATGGACACCGACCGGACGATCCGGATCACCGGTGTCGACAAGCTCGGCGGCTACAACCACCGCGCCCTCCCGGACCGCCTGGAGGCGGCCTCCTGGGCCTCGGCCGCGCTGGCGACCGAGGGCAACATCTACGTCCGCGGCGCGCAGCAGCGGTCGATGATGACCTTCCTGAACACCTACCGCAAGGTCGGCGGCGCCTTCGAGATAGACGACGAGGGCATCCGCTTCTTCCACCCGGGCGGCCCCCTGAACGCCATCGCCCTGGAGACCGACGTGCACCCCGGCTTCCAGACCGACTGGCAGCAGCCGCTGGTGGTGGCGCTCACCCAGGCGGCGGGCCTGTCGATCGTCCACGAGACGGTGTACGAGTCGCGGCTGGGCTTCACCTCCGCGCTCAACCAGATGGGCGCGCACATCCAGCTCTACCGCGAGTGCCTGGGCGGCTCGGCCTGCCGCTTCGGCCAGCGGAACTTCCTGCACTCGGCGGTCGTGTCGGGACCGACCAAGCTCCAGGGCGCCGACCTGGTCATCCCCGACCTGCGCGGCGGCTTCTCGTACCTCATCGCGGCACTGGCGGCGCAGGGCACCTCGCGGGTGCACGGCATCGACCTGATCAACCGCGGCTACGAGAACTTCATGAGCAAGCTGGTGGACCTGGGCGCGAAGGTGGAGCTCCCGAACGCCTCGTAA
- a CDS encoding HU family DNA-binding protein, with amino-acid sequence MNRSELVAALADRAEVTRKDADAVLAAFAETVGEIVAKGDEKVTIPGFLTFERTHRAARTARNPQTGEPINIPAGYSVKVSAGSKLKEAAKGK; translated from the coding sequence ATGAACCGCAGTGAGTTGGTGGCCGCGCTGGCCGACCGCGCCGAGGTGACGCGTAAGGACGCCGACGCCGTGCTGGCCGCGTTCGCCGAGACCGTCGGCGAGATCGTCGCCAAGGGCGACGAGAAGGTCACCATCCCCGGCTTCCTCACCTTCGAGCGCACCCACCGTGCCGCTCGCACCGCGCGCAACCCGCAGACCGGTGAGCCGATCAACATCCCGGCCGGCTACAGCGTGAAGGTCTCCGCGGGCTCCAAGCTCAAGGAAGCCGCCAAGGGCAAGTAA
- a CDS encoding NAD-dependent malic enzyme, protein MATAPSVSYSMTVRLEVPASGTAVSQLTTAVESSGGSVTGLDVTASGHEKLRIDVTIAATSTAHADEIVEKLRGIEGVTLGKVSDRTFLMHLGGKIEMSSKHPIRNRDDLSMVYTPGVARVCQAIAENPEDARRLTIKRNSVAVVTDGSAVLGLGNIGPMAALPVMEGKAALFKRFAGIDAWPLCLDTQDSDEIVAIVKAIAPGFAGINLEDISAPRCFEIEARLREALDIPVFHDDQHGTAIVVLAALTNALRVVGKKIGDVRVVMSGAGAAGTAILKLLIAAGVSHAVVADIHGVVHAGRTDLVDADPDSPLRWIADNTNPERVTGTLKEAVRGADVFIGVSAPNVLGGEDVAGMADDAIVFALANPDPEVDPAIARQTAAVVATGRSDFPNQINNVLVFPGVFRGLLDAQSRTVDTGMMLAAAGALADVVHDDELNANYIIPSVFNDKVAGAVAGAVRNAAKAVTAINNEL, encoded by the coding sequence GCGGCTCGGTCACCGGCCTGGACGTGACCGCCTCCGGCCACGAGAAGCTCCGTATCGACGTCACCATCGCCGCGACCTCCACCGCGCACGCCGACGAGATCGTCGAGAAACTCCGCGGCATCGAGGGCGTCACGCTCGGCAAGGTCTCCGACCGTACGTTCCTGATGCACCTCGGCGGCAAGATCGAGATGTCCTCCAAGCACCCGATCCGCAACCGCGACGACCTGTCCATGGTCTACACCCCCGGCGTTGCGCGGGTGTGCCAGGCGATCGCGGAGAACCCCGAGGACGCCCGCCGGCTGACGATCAAGCGCAACAGCGTCGCGGTGGTCACCGACGGCTCCGCCGTCCTGGGCCTGGGCAACATCGGCCCCATGGCCGCCCTGCCGGTCATGGAGGGCAAGGCGGCGCTGTTCAAGCGGTTCGCGGGCATCGACGCCTGGCCGCTGTGCCTGGACACCCAGGACTCCGACGAGATCGTCGCCATCGTCAAGGCCATCGCACCCGGCTTCGCGGGCATCAACCTCGAGGACATCTCCGCCCCCCGCTGCTTCGAGATCGAGGCCCGCCTGCGCGAGGCGCTGGACATCCCGGTCTTCCACGACGACCAGCACGGCACCGCCATCGTGGTCCTGGCCGCCCTGACCAACGCCCTGCGCGTGGTCGGCAAGAAGATCGGCGACGTCCGCGTGGTCATGTCCGGTGCCGGCGCGGCCGGTACCGCGATCCTCAAGCTCCTGATCGCCGCCGGGGTCAGCCACGCGGTGGTCGCCGACATCCACGGCGTCGTCCACGCCGGACGCACCGACCTGGTCGACGCCGACCCCGACTCCCCACTGCGCTGGATCGCGGACAACACCAACCCCGAGCGGGTCACCGGCACCCTGAAGGAGGCCGTGCGCGGCGCGGACGTCTTCATCGGCGTCTCGGCACCCAACGTGCTGGGCGGCGAGGACGTGGCCGGGATGGCGGACGACGCGATCGTCTTCGCGCTGGCCAACCCGGACCCGGAGGTCGACCCGGCCATCGCCCGCCAGACCGCCGCAGTCGTCGCCACCGGCCGTTCGGACTTCCCCAACCAGATCAACAACGTGCTGGTCTTCCCCGGCGTCTTCCGCGGCCTGCTGGACGCCCAGTCACGCACCGTCGACACCGGCATGATGCTCGCCGCCGCCGGAGCCCTGGCCGACGTCGTCCACGACGACGAACTCAACGCCAACTACATCATCCCCAGCGTCTTCAACGACAAGGTGGCCGGCGCGGTCGCCGGCGCCGTCCGGAACGCCGCCAAGGCCGTCACCGCGATCAACAACGAGCTCTGA